A stretch of Perognathus longimembris pacificus isolate PPM17 chromosome 1, ASM2315922v1, whole genome shotgun sequence DNA encodes these proteins:
- the LOC125363505 gene encoding olfactory receptor 6C74-like, producing the protein MGNYTQVTMFILEGLTDDPELKIVLFIFLLLTYLLSITGNLIIITLTLVDIHLKTPMYFFLRNFSFLEISYTTTCIPKWLVAMATGDKTISYNCCITQVFFAFLLGASEFYLLAAMSYDRYVAICKPLHYTTIMSNKLCTQLVLSSWLAGFFVIFPPLLLGLNLEFCASNVVDHFYCDTTPLLQISCTDTQLIEMMGFVSALVTLLVTLVMVIISYTLIALTILKIPSSSQRKKAFSTCSSHMIVLTLSYGSCIFMYVKPSVKQRVSFSKGISVLNTSVAPLLNPFIYTLRNQQVKKAFIDTIHRMVSFKK; encoded by the coding sequence ATGGGAAACTATACACAAGTAACAATGTTCATCCTCGAAGGTTTGACTGATGACCCCGAATTGAAAATTGTGCTATTTATCTTTCTGCTTCTGACCTATTTGCTAAGCATCACAGGCAATCTCATCATCATCACACTCACCCTGGTGGATATTCACCTGAAGACCCCCATGTATTTTTTCCTTAGGAATTTCTCCTTCTTAGAGATTTCCTACACTACTACATGCATCCCTAAATGGCTAGTTGCTATGGCTACAGGGGACAAGACTATTTCCTATAACTGTTGTATCACTCAGGTGTTTTTTGCCTTCCTACTTGGAGCATCCGAGTTTTATCTGCTGGCAGCTATGTCCTATGACCGGTATGTAGCCATCTGCAAGCCTTTGCATTATACAACCATCATGAGCAACAAACTTTGCACACAACTTGTCCTCAGCTCTTGGCTTGCTGGCTTCTTTGTCATCTTTCCACCACTCCTGTTAGGTCTAAATCTTGAGTTCTGTGCCTCCAATGTTGTTGATCATTTCTACTGTGACACTACACCCCTCCTGCAGATCTCCTGCACAGACACACAGCTCATAGAGATGATGGGCTTTGTCTCAGCTTTAGTGACCCTCTTGGTGACACTGGTAATGGTGATCATATCCTATACTTTGATTGCCCTCACAATTCTAAAGATCCCTTCCAGTAGTCAGAGGAAAAAGGCTTTCTCCACCTGCTCTTCTCACATGATCGTGTTAACTTTATCATATGGTAGCTGCATCTTCATGTACGTCAAGCCATCAGTCAAACAAAGAGTATCTTTTTCCAAAGGAATCTCAGTACTCAACACCTCAGTTGCTCCACTTTTGAACCCTTTTATCTATACCTTGCGGAATCAACAAGTGAAGAAAGCCTTCATTGATACCATACACAGAATGGTCTCCTTTAAAAAATGA